The Pseudalkalibacillus hwajinpoensis nucleotide sequence AAAAAATAAAAAAAGAGATGGGAAATGACATTAAACCCCTATGAACAGAAGGATTTTTTGACGTTTTTAATTTTTTAATCATATGTAAATGAGTAAGAGAAAAAACCACTATTTATCTATTGGATAGTACAACGATAAAGTTCAATTGGCATGTGATTAAAGTGCTTGACCCTGAGGGGCAGGCACTTTTCTCTTAGAAAGAGAAACATTTATTTCTAAAGCTAAAAATAATTCTTTAAAAGACAACGATCTAATTTAAAATGACACTTCATTCATTGAAGGAACCGTTGGCGAATGGTTCATTTAATTGAGTTCTCCTTTCTAATAACAACCAAAAGAAGAAAAATTAGTGAAAATAATAGTGAAAGTTCCGTCCGCAAGGTATTGGAAAAGTAGTCAACAAACCCAATCTAAAAGTGTTGGCTCAAGCATTAATGGATTTTATCATGAAAAATGACACTAGAACATTCCACAAAACTTGGAGTGCCTTTTTATTGTAAAATAGTAGCCTAATTTGTTTCTTTTTGTAATAATTGGAATAATGACATTGGTAGAGATTGGAGTATTGATAATTGATAAGCAAACGGACAATCCACACTTTTTACGACTTATTAACCGGCTATGGAACACTCGCAACCATTCAAAAGCTCTTTGAATGTGAATATATTTTTGAAACTGAAAATCATGTCTCCACTTTAAATGGGCAAAGACGTTCACTTGCTGACTCTTATGTTGCTTCACTTGATTTAAAAAATCCTAGTGACTTACGGAAATTGTTAAACGTAATAGAAATGTTTTATCTCGAAAATGAAGAAAGTGAACACTTCCAAAATGATACAACTTGGAAGCAATTTGTAAAGTTGTTGGAACGTGACGGTTATGCTTTTGTAAATGGCAAGGTTCAATATGAAAACACTACATATATCCCACAAGAGCTTGAGAATTTCACTGTGGAATATAATATTGAACATGTTGAAAATGATTGGAATAGAGCTTTAAGTCAAGCAAAGACTGATCCAGAAGACGCAATCACTGCAACCAGAGCAATGGTTGAAAGTACATTGAAATGGATACTTGACGACATTGGTGAAGAATATAAAGAAACGGACAATTTGAGCCAATTATACAAGAAGGTTGCTCAATTGCTAAACTTGTCTCCAGACCAACATGGAGCAGAGATTTTCAAGCAAATACTAGGTTCAATAAATGGAGTTGTAACTGGACTGGGAGCTTTGAGAAATGCTTATGGAGACTCACACGGCAAAGGAAAAGTATATTATAAACCAAGCGAACGACACGCAAAATTTGCAATTAATTTAAGTGGAACACTTTGCATTTATCTTTTGGAAACATACATGGTTAGTAGAAAGGCTCCTTCGATTTAAATGAGCAAAATAAGGTGGGGAATTTATGCCAGCAAAAGACGAGCATTTAGCTCTTAGTTCTGGAATTGGACACTAGTAGGATTGGCTGTTTCAAATTTTGGAGATTATAGTTCACAAGCATTTTCTTATTTCTGCAATCTAAATGTACTGATCATGTCTTTATGTTCCTACAATTTCTTTCGTTATTATTCTATTCAAACTAACCTGCTTCTTTAGTTATAACATCCAAAATAATTACTGGTAAGAATACTGAGGGTTACCTAAAAAATCAGATTGCTTAAATAAGAAGTCAAGCAGATCTTAAATATCAAGCAGGGATGTTGTCACTTCAAGAAGAATATTCTAATTTGAGCTTTTAATAAGGGGGAGAAATCTAATTGGCCAATGAAAAAAATTTAATGAAGATTAATAAGGTTTTGGATAAACTTGGTGTAGAAGACGCTAAAGAAATAGTTGATATCGAAAAGTTCGAAGGATTAATAGAGAATTTATCTAAGCTACCTGCGGAAGCTTTAGAAAGTTTGGTTAGTAAAATTCCAAACTTTACGGAGCTATCTAAGATGTATCTCGATAATTTAAATCATTCATATGATAAATTAATGGAGGATCTAATAGAGGAAAAAAAGAATCTTTATACGATGTTACAAAAAGAAGATTTGTCGGATAGTGACAAGGCTTGGATGATGAGTGAAATTAAGGACATAAGAAGGACTATGCTTATAAAGGATACATTATATAATATTCAAAATAATAAAGTATTTAAAGTAGGTGCAACAGCTCTTTCTATTGCAGTGGTAGCAGTTGCAGGTAATAAGATGAAGAAATAAATATCCAAAAACGCTCAATAGAGTGTTTTTTTATTTTGGAGAAAACAGGAATGTTAAATACATTAAAGAGATTACTAATTAAAATTTATTAGCTTCAATATCAACATTAGCTTTAACATAGCCAAAAATAAGAACTACTGTAAAACGAAAAGGGAGAAATACATTAATGAATTTGTGATAAAATGGAAAATAACGATTGGAAGGAGAGGAAATGAATGAGTGTATGGTTGTTCCGTGCCGGGAGGCATGGAGAGTACGAAAATAAGTTTTTGCAGGATAAGCGAGTGTATTTAACCTGGGATGATTTAAATACAGATTTATCGACGATCAACGAAAAGGAAGAACTTTATCAGACACTCATAACGCTATATAACCTTGAAAAAGAAAAAACGGCGGTTAACTGGGCTTCACAAATCTGGCCAATTGCTCACCGTATGAAAATTGGAGACTGGGTTGTTCTCCCCTCAAAGATGAACAGAACGATACATATTGGAGAGATTACTAGTGAGTATAAATACGAAGAGTCAAATGGAAGCCCTTATTACCACTATCGTGATGTGAAGTGGTTTGCGACGGATATTCCGCGGGATTCCTTTGAACAAGACTTGCTGTATTCATTTGGTGCCTTTATGACAGTTTGTAAAATCAGACGAAACGATGCAGAGAAAAGAATACGTGAGATGTATCGAAACAACTGGAGTGTCAAAAAAGATAAAACGATTGCAGATCTGGTTGACGAAAATGAAGAACAGGTTACTTTTGATTTAGATGAGTATATTTATGACCAGATATCTAAGCGTATAATTCAGCGATTTAAAGGTCACAACATGGAGACGTTAATAGAAGAATTGCTTAAGGCTAAGGGATTTACCACTTATCGAAGCCCGGAAGGTGCAGACCATGGTGTTGATATCTTAGCAGCCTCTGATACGCTCGGGTTCGGCCATCCAAGAATTTGTGTACAGGTGAAAACATCAGATACACCACTTGACCGACCTACATTAGACCAGTTAATTGGTACGATGAGTAACTTTAGTGCAGATTTTGGTTTACTGGTTTCATGGAGTGGCTTTAAAAATTCTGTGATGAGAGAAGTCCCAAAGCAATTCTTTAAAGTACGCTTATGGGATTCGAAAACAGTAATTAATGAGATTTTCAAAAATTATCAGCATTTAAGTGACGAAATTAAAAAGGAGATTCCCATCAAGAGAGTCTGGATGTTAGATGAGGACGATGGTTAAAAATAAAATAGATTTGAAGTTTAATTGTGAATATTAAACCTTTGAAAAAGTATACCATCATTTGGGTTAAGGCGGTAATATATGCAAAGTAAATTCTCCGTATAAGAATAGTAATCAGGTTATCGATAACAAGGTCATCCAAGCAGTATGCTTAATTCATATTATATATGTGGAACATAAGCTATTATTCCCTAAATTTATGAGCGATTCTTGTATTTATTCCATAAAAGTCGGACAATATCGCTGAATAAAGCAGAAGTTTTTAGTCAATTTTCAGATATATAATTTATTTGAGAGTCTAGATTGGAGAGGAAAGAATAGAAGTATGAAATCTACTGGTATAGTAAGAAAAGTTGATGAGTTAGGACGAATTGTCGTACCGATTGAACTAAGAAGAATGTTAGATGTGAAAGAAAAAGATCCACTTGAAATTTTCGT carries:
- a CDS encoding abortive infection family protein, producing MISKRTIHTFYDLLTGYGTLATIQKLFECEYIFETENHVSTLNGQRRSLADSYVASLDLKNPSDLRKLLNVIEMFYLENEESEHFQNDTTWKQFVKLLERDGYAFVNGKVQYENTTYIPQELENFTVEYNIEHVENDWNRALSQAKTDPEDAITATRAMVESTLKWILDDIGEEYKETDNLSQLYKKVAQLLNLSPDQHGAEIFKQILGSINGVVTGLGALRNAYGDSHGKGKVYYKPSERHAKFAINLSGTLCIYLLETYMVSRKAPSI
- a CDS encoding restriction endonuclease encodes the protein MSVWLFRAGRHGEYENKFLQDKRVYLTWDDLNTDLSTINEKEELYQTLITLYNLEKEKTAVNWASQIWPIAHRMKIGDWVVLPSKMNRTIHIGEITSEYKYEESNGSPYYHYRDVKWFATDIPRDSFEQDLLYSFGAFMTVCKIRRNDAEKRIREMYRNNWSVKKDKTIADLVDENEEQVTFDLDEYIYDQISKRIIQRFKGHNMETLIEELLKAKGFTTYRSPEGADHGVDILAASDTLGFGHPRICVQVKTSDTPLDRPTLDQLIGTMSNFSADFGLLVSWSGFKNSVMREVPKQFFKVRLWDSKTVINEIFKNYQHLSDEIKKEIPIKRVWMLDEDDG